A genome region from Crossiella equi includes the following:
- a CDS encoding DNA polymerase, which yields MVATISPSSEITSSWAHLVAELRASAPATGAPLPVAVELSEVAGKPVLSVVSLVGLSSATTAVVPRDGYEELAGLDQDRRIRWVAEDLTATATALARNGVHLRNGFCATLAAKVLTGYHRISDAAPVSDLPERYHNLMWALATSGHTVGLHRLVELDSAAALTAGDLNASGLPWSADEHERILNAELGVPTGQDLHPNLARADRELAACFGGARFRWRTEIGEAFDGDGIAVRGSRLRDVEHLDHPAVPAFREWRRLDLLAHNYGRAWSARWVREGRWYPHFRPGGAVTGRWSAEGGGLQLPPPLRQCVRARPGRVLVVADIAQLDPRVLAALSSDQGLLSAAAGGDLYARVGAELGLSRQSAKEVVIRVLNGGRSSEDRRALALLRRRYPAAMSFLDESARQARTGEAVRTRLGRTMPMPESGEVRATVRAVRRTAEQHALLARVSRQARNFPVQATATELCAAMLASLRMLLRGRDISLVTVQHDEFVVEAAEDQVHEAQEVLRQALVLGSTWVLGPHAVELPLAIGSGPDWASAKP from the coding sequence CGAAGTAGCCGGGAAACCGGTTCTGAGCGTCGTCTCACTGGTCGGCCTGTCCTCGGCCACCACGGCCGTAGTGCCTCGCGACGGGTACGAGGAGCTCGCCGGTCTCGACCAGGACCGGCGTATCCGCTGGGTCGCGGAGGACTTGACCGCGACTGCCACGGCACTCGCCAGGAACGGTGTGCACCTCCGCAACGGGTTCTGCGCCACCCTCGCGGCCAAGGTGCTGACGGGCTACCACCGCATCAGCGATGCCGCGCCGGTCAGCGACCTCCCCGAGCGGTACCACAACCTGATGTGGGCGCTGGCCACGAGTGGTCACACCGTGGGTCTTCACCGCTTGGTCGAGCTCGACTCGGCAGCGGCTCTCACCGCGGGCGACCTCAACGCCTCCGGCCTGCCGTGGAGCGCCGACGAGCACGAGCGGATCCTCAACGCCGAGCTGGGCGTGCCGACTGGGCAGGACCTACACCCGAACCTCGCCCGGGCCGACCGGGAGCTGGCCGCGTGCTTCGGCGGCGCCCGGTTCCGGTGGCGTACCGAGATCGGCGAGGCCTTCGACGGGGACGGGATCGCGGTACGAGGTTCGCGGCTCCGGGACGTCGAGCACCTCGACCACCCGGCCGTACCCGCGTTCCGGGAGTGGCGACGGCTGGACCTGCTCGCGCATAACTACGGCCGCGCGTGGTCCGCGCGGTGGGTTCGCGAGGGCCGTTGGTACCCGCACTTCCGGCCCGGCGGCGCGGTCACCGGGCGGTGGAGTGCGGAAGGGGGCGGTCTCCAGCTCCCGCCGCCACTCCGGCAGTGTGTTCGAGCCCGGCCTGGCCGGGTACTGGTCGTCGCCGACATCGCGCAGTTGGACCCGAGGGTGCTCGCGGCGCTCTCCTCGGACCAGGGTTTGCTCTCCGCAGCCGCTGGCGGCGACCTGTACGCGCGGGTCGGGGCTGAGCTCGGCCTGTCCAGGCAGAGTGCCAAGGAGGTCGTGATCCGGGTGCTCAACGGTGGTCGGAGCAGCGAGGACCGCCGCGCTCTCGCGCTCCTGCGCCGGAGGTACCCGGCTGCGATGAGCTTCCTGGACGAGTCGGCGCGTCAAGCTCGCACCGGAGAAGCGGTTCGCACCCGGCTCGGTCGCACGATGCCGATGCCGGAGTCCGGCGAGGTGCGCGCGACGGTGCGCGCCGTCCGGCGCACGGCCGAGCAGCACGCCTTGCTCGCCCGGGTGAGCAGGCAGGCCCGGAACTTCCCGGTGCAGGCGACCGCCACCGAGCTGTGCGCGGCGATGTTGGCCTCCCTGCGCATGCTGCTCAGGGGCAGGGACATCTCGCTGGTGACCGTGCAGCACGACGAGTTCGTGGTGGAGGCCGCCGAGGACCAGGTGCACGAGGCCCAGGAGGTGCTGCGCCAAGCCCTCGTCCTCGGCTCGACGTGGGTCCTCGGGCCGCACGCCGTCGAGCTGCCGCTCGCGATCGGTTCGGGCCCGGATTGGGCCTCAGCGAAACCCTGA